In Candidatus Vesicomyosocius okutanii, one DNA window encodes the following:
- the topA gene encoding type I DNA topoisomerase — MAKNLVIVESPTKAKTIEKFLGKDFSVKSSIGHIRDMPKKNMGIDIDNNFTPTYEITADKKKVVTDLRKAVKVAEKVYLATDEDREGEAIAWHLLEALNLPKDTPRIVFHEITKNAITHAISEPRIVNYRLVDAQQARRIIDRLVGFEISPILWRKISGARSAGRVQSPVVRLVVEREREISKHIDNSTYKVKAELSSESGEIFKVKLSKEFKSKKQVLAFANILLLANLTITSIEKKPFKRSPKPPFITSTLQQEAFQKLGFSVKQTMILAQNLYRKGFITYMRTDSFILSETAIEAVHKIIVREFGSEYHNTRRYKSKESRAQEAHEAIRPTDLTRSNIFDIEEQAAKLYILIYKRTLSCQMSDAQLQKTKIKINIEGLDEIFIANGEVLVFPGFLRIYDYLLSEDKLLPRLNKGNALNLVNFKARESFSRAKPRYTEASLVKKIEEMGIGRPSTYSTMVSTVQDRNYVTKKNGRGVEREYQLIEIKDNQVIQSQPSEVISGEKNKLFPTNIAYLLTDFLVKYFNNIIDYKFTAKLESDFDTIATQNISWQGVVKNFYIPFHQKIEDAVNISREEIHSMRNLGVDPKSDKPVSVRVGRYGAFVQIGHTDDKDKPTFASFRGLLDIESITLDEALELFNMPRHLGETDNFGTIKANYGRFGPYIQYGKKYVSLKEDIPEEVSLEKALELIKIKEKFDSERIIKIFDGSDIQLLNGRFGPYIWNGKKKGKGQKNITIKKVFGDKPIANLTLEECKKAISGKLKLKKKIVKKEVTKNS, encoded by the coding sequence ATGGCAAAAAATCTTGTTATTGTTGAGTCTCCTACCAAAGCCAAAACTATTGAAAAATTTTTAGGTAAAGACTTTAGCGTTAAATCTAGTATTGGTCATATTCGTGATATGCCTAAGAAAAATATGGGTATAGATATTGATAATAACTTTACCCCTACTTATGAAATCACCGCAGACAAGAAAAAGGTAGTTACCGATTTACGTAAGGCTGTAAAGGTAGCAGAAAAAGTCTATCTTGCAACAGATGAAGATCGTGAGGGTGAAGCTATTGCTTGGCATTTATTAGAAGCACTTAATTTGCCTAAAGACACTCCAAGAATTGTTTTCCATGAAATTACCAAAAATGCAATTACTCATGCTATTTCAGAGCCTAGAATAGTTAACTATCGACTTGTAGATGCTCAACAAGCACGTCGTATTATTGATAGATTAGTAGGTTTTGAAATATCCCCTATTTTATGGCGAAAGATTTCTGGTGCACGTTCTGCTGGTAGGGTGCAATCTCCAGTGGTACGTCTTGTGGTAGAAAGAGAACGAGAAATTAGCAAACATATTGATAATTCTACTTACAAAGTCAAAGCAGAGTTATCGAGTGAAAGCGGTGAGATATTTAAGGTTAAATTGAGCAAAGAGTTTAAATCTAAAAAGCAAGTATTAGCCTTTGCTAATATACTTTTATTGGCTAACTTAACTATTACATCAATTGAAAAAAAACCCTTTAAACGTTCTCCTAAACCCCCTTTTATTACTTCAACCTTACAACAAGAAGCCTTTCAAAAATTAGGCTTCTCAGTTAAACAAACCATGATCTTGGCACAAAATTTATATCGTAAGGGTTTTATTACTTATATGCGAACTGACTCATTTATTCTATCAGAAACTGCAATTGAGGCAGTTCACAAAATTATTGTAAGAGAATTTGGTAGTGAATATCATAACACAAGACGATATAAGTCTAAAGAATCCAGGGCACAGGAAGCACATGAGGCGATTCGTCCAACTGATTTAACCAGGTCTAATATTTTTGATATTGAAGAGCAAGCTGCTAAATTATATATCCTTATTTACAAACGTACTTTGTCTTGTCAAATGAGCGATGCTCAGTTACAAAAAACTAAAATAAAAATTAATATTGAAGGGCTTGATGAAATATTTATAGCGAATGGAGAAGTATTGGTATTTCCAGGGTTTTTAAGGATTTATGATTATCTCTTGTCAGAAGATAAATTATTACCAAGGTTAAACAAAGGTAATGCATTAAATTTAGTTAATTTTAAAGCTAGAGAGAGCTTCTCTCGTGCTAAACCACGTTATACCGAAGCTTCATTGGTGAAAAAAATTGAAGAAATGGGTATTGGCAGACCCTCAACATATTCTACTATGGTATCTACAGTGCAAGATAGAAATTATGTTACAAAAAAAAATGGAAGAGGTGTGGAACGTGAGTATCAACTGATTGAAATTAAAGACAATCAAGTCATTCAGTCACAACCAAGCGAAGTAATAAGCGGTGAAAAGAATAAATTATTTCCAACTAATATTGCTTATTTACTTACTGATTTTTTAGTTAAATATTTTAATAATATTATTGATTATAAATTTACTGCTAAACTTGAAAGTGATTTTGATACTATAGCTACACAAAATATTTCGTGGCAAGGCGTGGTTAAGAATTTTTATATCCCTTTTCATCAAAAAATAGAAGATGCTGTTAATATTTCTAGAGAAGAAATCCACAGCATGCGTAATCTTGGAGTGGATCCAAAAAGTGACAAACCCGTTAGCGTGCGTGTTGGTAGATATGGTGCTTTTGTCCAGATTGGACATACAGACGATAAAGATAAACCAACCTTTGCCTCGTTTAGAGGTTTATTAGATATTGAAAGCATCACTCTTGATGAAGCTTTAGAATTGTTTAATATGCCTCGTCACCTTGGTGAAACTGATAATTTTGGCACTATTAAAGCTAATTACGGTCGTTTCGGTCCCTACATTCAATATGGTAAAAAATACGTTTCGCTTAAAGAAGATATTCCAGAAGAAGTCAGCCTAGAAAAAGCATTAGAACTTATTAAAATCAAAGAAAAATTCGACTCTGAACGTATTATAAAAATATTTGATGGTTCTGATATACAACTCCTTAATGGTCGTTTTGGTCCTTATATTTGGAATGGAAAAAAGAAAGGCAAGGGCCAAAAAAATATTACTATCAAGAAAGTTTTTGGCGATAAACCTATAGCAAATTTAACCCTTGAAGAATGTAAAAAAGCTATTTCTGGCAAACTGAAACTAAAAAAGAAGATAGTTAAGAAAGAAGTTACTAAAAATAGCTAG
- a CDS encoding DUF494 family protein, giving the protein MTNNILDVLTYMFDYLFEEAEQDATHEIDNTELKAHLSDIGFDTMRIDKALSWLEKIATIQDGKIKPFKTTYQGSIRIYTKTEKIKLNAKSRGFLLFMENIGQLNGNQREMIIDQIMLLGDTSISLEDLKWVVMMVLGNSVDGETSTQWLESIVFLDENRTIQ; this is encoded by the coding sequence ATGACAAATAATATTCTTGATGTTCTAACTTACATGTTTGATTATCTTTTTGAAGAGGCAGAGCAAGATGCTACTCATGAAATTGATAATACTGAGTTAAAAGCACATCTTTCAGACATCGGATTTGACACAATGCGTATTGATAAAGCACTTAGTTGGCTAGAAAAGATAGCCACCATTCAAGATGGCAAGATTAAGCCATTTAAGACGACTTATCAAGGTAGTATACGTATTTATACTAAGACTGAAAAAATAAAACTCAATGCTAAATCTAGAGGATTTTTGTTGTTTATGGAAAATATTGGTCAGCTAAATGGTAATCAGCGTGAAATGATTATTGATCAGATTATGTTATTGGGTGATACTAGTATCTCTTTAGAAGACCTTAAGTGGGTAGTTATGATGGTATTAGGTAATAGTGTCGATGGTGAAACATCAACACAATGGCTAGAATCAATCGTGTTTCTTGATGAAAATCGTACCATTCAATAA
- the rpmH gene encoding 50S ribosomal protein L34: MKQKRTFQPSVIKRKRTHGFRLRMRTKSGRAIINARRKKKRKRLAA; the protein is encoded by the coding sequence ATGAAGCAAAAGAGAACCTTTCAACCAAGTGTTATTAAACGTAAACGTACACACGGTTTCAGATTAAGAATGAGAACAAAATCAGGTCGCGCTATTATTAATGCGCGTAGAAAAAAAAAGCGTAAGCGTCTAGCAGCTTAA
- the rnpA gene encoding ribonuclease P protein component, translating into MSFRLTRNLRVLKPFDYKTIFKHGKIIKGQYWQVLARKIDTPEPRLGLAISKKVHRLAIDRNKTKRIARETFRTHQNDLNHWEFIVMAEHSKPAKNSIMTNDLLHLFKKIITY; encoded by the coding sequence GTGTCCTTTAGACTAACACGCAATTTAAGAGTTTTAAAACCATTTGACTATAAAACCATTTTTAAACATGGAAAAATAATCAAAGGGCAATACTGGCAAGTTTTAGCACGAAAAATTGATACTCCAGAGCCTCGCCTCGGGCTTGCCATTTCAAAAAAAGTTCATCGTCTAGCCATTGATAGAAATAAAACCAAAAGAATTGCACGCGAAACTTTTAGAACACACCAAAATGATTTAAATCATTGGGAATTTATAGTAATGGCAGAGCATTCAAAACCCGCTAAAAATTCTATAATGACTAATGATTTGCTACATTTATTCAAAAAAATAATCACCTATTAA
- the yidD gene encoding membrane protein insertion efficiency factor YidD → MYYLLLILIKFYQLFISPLLSSNCRFQPTCSQYAYDAIQTHGFFKGLSLSLKRISKCHPWHDSGFDPVPKK, encoded by the coding sequence ATGTATTATTTACTCTTAATTCTAATTAAATTTTATCAACTATTTATCAGTCCTTTGTTAAGCTCTAATTGTCGTTTTCAACCTACTTGTTCACAATATGCCTATGATGCAATCCAAACACATGGCTTTTTTAAGGGATTAAGTCTTAGTTTAAAACGTATTAGCAAGTGCCATCCATGGCATGATAGTGGATTTGACCCTGTACCAAAAAAATAA
- the yidC gene encoding membrane protein insertase YidC: MNNQKFFLIIAIFLSIFLLWDKWEITHTIDKNNNLISQTKIKNTSTINNSLTNQNLDIPSVTNRNNKLDLPNTDTKNQIPFTTVKTDLLTLEISHKGGTIQNAWLNDYPIEIDSEQKFQLLSDRTGKIFQAQSGLLPQGKMPTHHSIFSSKNIYYQMDGNNLVVPFTWKSENGIIVNKRYHFNKNSYVVGIDYQITNTTNNTLHITSYTQLIRNIPDQDNMIMPTYTGGARFNDQDVYEKIEFEDFDDQPKTSYKGGWMAMIEHYFFVAVIPNLNQIHTYSSKIINDKYLLTVVNPELSIAPGATKTIINSNLYIGPKEQSHIDNVAPGLDKTVDYGILFIIAKPLSELLNWIYSIIHSWGYSIIILTLLIKLAFYKLSEKSYRSMAGMRQLAPRLKKLKETYGDNKQKLGKKTMELYKKEKINPASGCLPILVQIPVFISLYWVLLEMVELRQAPFWYLTDLSAPDPYYILPLIMGISMFIQQKLNPPPPDPIQAKIMMALPFVFTIFFLWFPSGLVLYWMINNILSITQQWVINKRINN; encoded by the coding sequence ATGAACAATCAAAAATTCTTTCTCATTATTGCTATTTTTTTAAGTATTTTCCTCTTGTGGGACAAATGGGAGATAACACATACAATAGATAAAAATAATAACCTGATTAGCCAAACCAAGATTAAAAATACTAGCACGATAAATAATTCATTAACAAATCAAAACCTAGATATACCAAGTGTTACAAATCGTAATAATAAATTAGACCTTCCTAATACTGATACAAAAAATCAGATCCCATTTACAACAGTCAAAACCGATTTACTTACTCTAGAAATTAGCCATAAGGGTGGTACTATCCAAAATGCATGGCTAAACGATTATCCAATAGAAATTGATTCTGAACAAAAATTCCAACTACTTAGTGATAGAACTGGTAAAATATTCCAAGCCCAAAGTGGCTTATTGCCACAAGGAAAAATGCCTACTCACCATTCAATATTTAGTTCTAAAAATATCTATTATCAAATGGATGGCAATAATTTAGTTGTACCCTTTACTTGGAAAAGTGAAAATGGGATCATAGTTAATAAGAGATATCACTTTAACAAAAATAGCTACGTAGTTGGTATTGATTATCAAATAACTAACACTACTAATAACACATTACACATAACTAGCTACACACAATTAATTCGTAATATACCTGATCAAGATAACATGATAATGCCAACTTATACAGGTGGTGCAAGATTTAATGATCAAGATGTTTATGAAAAAATAGAGTTTGAAGACTTTGATGATCAACCAAAAACCAGCTACAAAGGCGGATGGATGGCAATGATTGAACATTACTTCTTTGTAGCCGTAATTCCAAATTTAAACCAGATACATACTTATTCTTCAAAGATTATCAATGATAAGTATTTATTAACTGTTGTAAACCCAGAACTATCAATTGCGCCTGGTGCAACAAAAACCATAATAAATAGTAATCTTTATATCGGACCTAAAGAACAATCTCATATTGACAATGTTGCACCAGGTTTAGATAAAACTGTTGATTATGGCATATTGTTTATTATTGCCAAGCCATTATCTGAATTACTTAATTGGATTTATTCAATAATTCATTCTTGGGGTTATTCTATTATCATCCTTACTTTGCTAATCAAATTAGCATTTTATAAACTCAGCGAAAAATCATACCGTTCAATGGCAGGTATGCGACAACTTGCTCCAAGATTGAAAAAACTTAAAGAGACCTATGGTGATAACAAACAAAAACTAGGTAAAAAAACCATGGAATTATACAAAAAGGAAAAGATCAACCCTGCGTCTGGTTGTTTACCTATCTTAGTACAAATTCCTGTATTTATCTCACTCTATTGGGTACTATTAGAAATGGTTGAATTACGCCAAGCCCCGTTTTGGTATTTAACTGATTTATCAGCACCAGATCCATATTATATATTACCACTTATCATGGGTATTTCGATGTTTATTCAACAAAAACTAAATCCCCCTCCACCCGACCCAATACAGGCAAAAATTATGATGGCATTGCCTTTTGTATTCACTATCTTCTTTTTATGGTTCCCTTCTGGATTGGTGCTTTATTGGATGATCAACAATATCTTATCAATCACTCAACAATGGGTGATTAATAAACGCATTAACAACTAA
- a CDS encoding TauD/TfdA family dioxygenase, whose translation MSILNNLDEYKCWRDDKLANSNTNIETCLIEINNPFKIIKSEKDKIKLLCQKNNFALFHIKQQNNYPRAIIAMNKQLGLVDYDSHLYVLNQGLANITKNVKKDQAKFIPYTDKAIGWHTDGYYNKTDQRIRAFSLFCVTPASYGGENKWINQQIVYLQLRESNPDVAMALTHAQAMSIPEHVINSIVKRRTSIGAIFFIDQPTSQLYMRYTQRKKNIIYSNSQEVRQAITVLDKYLRTTTKYHFSHTMDANQGILCNNILHKRSAFTDNPTNPRSLLRGRYFNRLN comes from the coding sequence ATGTCCATTCTTAATAATTTAGATGAATATAAATGTTGGAGAGATGATAAATTAGCAAACTCTAACACTAATATTGAAACCTGTTTAATTGAAATTAACAATCCTTTCAAGATTATAAAATCAGAAAAAGATAAAATTAAGCTTTTATGCCAAAAAAATAATTTTGCCTTATTTCATATTAAACAACAAAACAACTATCCAAGAGCTATTATCGCTATGAACAAACAGCTTGGATTAGTAGATTATGATTCACATTTATACGTTCTAAATCAAGGTTTAGCGAATATTACCAAGAACGTTAAAAAAGACCAAGCTAAATTTATTCCATACACCGATAAAGCCATCGGCTGGCACACAGATGGTTATTACAACAAAACAGATCAACGCATACGAGCATTTTCTTTATTTTGTGTCACGCCTGCAAGTTATGGTGGAGAAAATAAGTGGATTAACCAACAAATAGTGTACTTACAACTAAGAGAATCTAATCCAGATGTTGCCATGGCTCTTACTCATGCCCAAGCCATGAGTATACCAGAACACGTTATAAACAGCATTGTTAAACGTAGAACTTCTATAGGTGCAATTTTTTTTATTGATCAACCAACCTCACAACTTTATATGCGTTATACGCAAAGAAAAAAAAATATTATTTATTCAAATTCCCAAGAAGTTAGACAAGCTATTACCGTTTTAGACAAATATTTAAGAACTACCACTAAATATCACTTCAGTCATACAATGGATGCTAATCAAGGTATATTATGTAATAATATCTTACATAAGCGTTCTGCATTTACTGACAACCCAACTAATCCAAGATCACTACTAAGGGGTCGTTACTTTAATCGATTAAATTAG
- the kdsC gene encoding 3-deoxy-manno-octulosonate-8-phosphatase KdsC — MQLSNKFYLKAKNIKLIIFDVDGVLTDGGLYFSDKGIELKRFNSLDGLGIKLLKQNGIESAIISARSSKNVMYRMKNLDIKHFYQGQDNKIVAFNNLIKKLSLKTEQVAYIGDDIIDLPVMRKIGLPIAVSNAHELVKKNAYFITKKIGGHGAVREVCDLLLQSQNTYNKTMDKYLT; from the coding sequence ATGCAATTATCTAATAAATTCTATTTAAAGGCTAAAAACATAAAACTGATTATTTTTGATGTAGACGGCGTACTAACAGATGGTGGCTTATATTTCTCTGACAAAGGTATAGAACTTAAACGCTTTAACTCTCTTGATGGGTTAGGCATTAAACTACTAAAACAAAACGGTATTGAATCTGCTATTATTAGTGCTAGAAGTTCCAAAAATGTAATGTATCGAATGAAAAATCTAGACATTAAACATTTCTACCAAGGACAAGATAACAAAATTGTTGCTTTTAATAATCTCATCAAGAAACTATCACTGAAAACTGAGCAAGTTGCTTACATAGGTGATGACATAATTGATTTACCCGTTATGAGAAAAATTGGTCTGCCAATCGCTGTTTCGAATGCTCATGAACTAGTTAAAAAAAATGCTTACTTTATAACTAAAAAAATAGGGGGGCACGGAGCAGTAAGGGAAGTTTGTGATTTATTACTACAATCTCAGAATACTTACAATAAAACTATGGATAAATACCTAACATAA
- a CDS encoding F0F1 ATP synthase subunit epsilon: MSTIHVDVVSATESLYSGEVLCVFAPASTGELGIYPKHTALLSILKPGEVRIETDKGIESIYVSGGIVEVQPDVVTIFSDTAIRANDLDEFKVLEAKQRAQDEMDNSIDTQDISATQAALSESMAQLQMINKMRGKKC, encoded by the coding sequence ATGTCGACCATTCATGTTGATGTTGTTAGTGCAACAGAATCTCTTTATTCTGGTGAGGTATTGTGTGTATTTGCTCCTGCATCTACAGGAGAGCTGGGTATTTACCCAAAACATACGGCACTTTTATCAATATTAAAACCAGGTGAAGTTAGAATAGAAACCGATAAAGGCATAGAGTCAATTTATGTTTCTGGTGGAATTGTAGAAGTTCAGCCAGATGTTGTTACTATTTTTTCTGATACTGCAATTAGAGCAAATGACTTAGATGAATTTAAGGTATTAGAGGCCAAACAACGTGCGCAAGATGAAATGGATAATTCAATCGATACTCAAGATATTTCAGCAACACAAGCAGCACTTTCTGAGTCCATGGCACAATTGCAAATGATTAACAAAATGCGTGGTAAAAAGTGTTGA
- the atpD gene encoding F0F1 ATP synthase subunit beta: MSIGKITQIIGAVIDVEFSADNMPKIYDALKVLETGLTLEVQQQLGDHIVRAIAMGGSEGLKRGLGVTNTGEPIKVPVGVKTLGRIMNVLGEPIDNAGEIGQEVDWTIHRSAPDYDELAPTTELLETGIKVIDLICPFAKGGKVGLFGGAGVGKTVNMMELIRNIAIAHSGYSVFAGVGERTREGNDFYHEMKESNVLNKVSLVYGQMNEPPGNRLRVALTGLTMAEYFRDEGRDVLLFIDNIYRYTLAGTEVSALLGRMPSAVGYQPTLASEMGALQERITSTKKGSITSIQAVYVPADDLTDPSPATTFAHLDATVVLSRQVAELGIYPAVDPLDSTSRQLDPLIVGEEHYNVARGVQGVLQRYKELKDIIAILGMDELSEEDKRSVSRARKVQRFLSQPFFVAEVFTGAPGKYVSLKDTIAGFKAILDGEMDDFPEQVFYMTGSIDEVRGRSKEKA, translated from the coding sequence ATGAGTATAGGAAAAATTACACAAATTATTGGTGCGGTTATCGATGTTGAATTTTCAGCAGATAATATGCCAAAAATTTATGATGCCTTAAAAGTTTTAGAAACAGGCTTAACCTTAGAAGTTCAGCAGCAGCTGGGAGATCATATAGTACGTGCAATTGCTATGGGTGGTTCTGAAGGCCTAAAAAGAGGCCTAGGAGTCACTAATACAGGTGAACCTATTAAAGTGCCTGTTGGTGTCAAGACATTAGGGCGTATTATGAATGTACTTGGTGAGCCAATTGATAATGCGGGTGAAATCGGTCAGGAGGTTGACTGGACTATACACCGAAGCGCCCCTGATTATGATGAATTAGCACCTACAACAGAATTATTAGAAACAGGTATTAAGGTGATTGATTTAATTTGCCCATTTGCTAAAGGCGGTAAGGTTGGTTTATTTGGCGGTGCTGGTGTTGGTAAAACTGTTAATATGATGGAGTTAATTCGTAATATTGCGATTGCGCATTCTGGTTATTCAGTGTTTGCTGGTGTAGGTGAACGTACTCGTGAAGGCAATGATTTTTATCACGAAATGAAAGAGTCAAATGTACTTAATAAAGTATCTTTGGTATATGGGCAAATGAATGAACCACCGGGAAACAGATTACGTGTTGCTTTGACAGGACTCACTATGGCAGAATACTTTCGTGATGAAGGTCGTGATGTATTGTTGTTTATTGATAATATTTATCGTTATACACTTGCAGGTACGGAAGTATCTGCATTATTAGGTCGTATGCCATCAGCAGTAGGATATCAGCCAACATTGGCAAGTGAGATGGGTGCATTACAAGAGCGTATTACTTCAACTAAAAAAGGTTCAATTACCTCAATTCAGGCAGTATATGTACCTGCAGATGATTTAACAGACCCATCGCCAGCAACTACATTTGCTCATTTAGATGCAACAGTTGTATTATCACGTCAAGTAGCAGAATTAGGCATTTATCCTGCGGTAGATCCACTGGATTCTACTTCACGCCAACTAGACCCGTTAATCGTAGGAGAAGAGCATTATAATGTAGCTCGTGGCGTACAAGGAGTTTTGCAACGTTACAAAGAATTAAAAGATATTATTGCAATTTTAGGAATGGATGAGCTATCTGAAGAAGATAAGCGTTCAGTATCTCGTGCTCGTAAAGTTCAACGTTTTTTATCTCAGCCATTTTTTGTAGCAGAGGTATTTACTGGTGCACCAGGAAAATATGTATCTCTTAAAGATACAATTGCTGGATTTAAAGCTATTCTTGATGGTGAAATGGATGATTTTCCAGAACAAGTATTTTATATGACAGGCTCAATTGATGAGGTTCGTGGAAGATCTAAGGAGAAGGCATAA
- the atpG gene encoding F0F1 ATP synthase subunit gamma — MAVGKEIRTQISSIKNTQKITSAMEMVAASKMKKAQDRMLESRPYCEKISNIIGHLAYAHSEFQHPYMNSLKKLQSIGIIIISSDRGLCGGLNTNLFRYILRQVVEYQANGIKVDICTIGKKATLFFKNFGLNVKSVLTDLGDSPHFDDLLGTIKIMLDGFDLGEIQQLSVAYNKFENTMIQIPTIMQLVPIVSIKSDNINHYWDYIYEPNAQEVLSALLVRYIEALVYQGLVENISCEQSSRMIAMKSATDNAGDMVKELELIYNKARQAAITQEISEIVSGGATAV; from the coding sequence ATGGCAGTTGGAAAAGAAATTAGAACGCAAATTTCAAGTATTAAAAATACTCAGAAGATTACTTCAGCTATGGAAATGGTGGCAGCTTCTAAGATGAAAAAAGCACAAGATAGAATGTTAGAATCACGACCTTATTGTGAGAAAATTTCTAATATTATTGGTCATTTAGCTTATGCGCATTCAGAATTTCAACATCCTTATATGAATAGTCTTAAAAAACTTCAGAGCATTGGTATTATTATTATTTCGAGTGATAGAGGTTTGTGTGGTGGTTTGAATACTAACTTATTTAGATATATTTTAAGGCAAGTTGTTGAATATCAAGCTAATGGTATTAAAGTTGACATTTGCACGATTGGTAAGAAAGCAACTTTATTTTTTAAAAACTTTGGTTTAAATGTTAAATCTGTATTGACAGATTTAGGAGATTCACCCCATTTTGATGACTTATTAGGAACGATTAAGATCATGCTTGATGGGTTTGATTTAGGTGAAATACAGCAATTATCAGTTGCTTATAATAAATTTGAAAATACCATGATTCAGATACCAACAATTATGCAATTAGTGCCAATAGTATCAATTAAATCAGACAATATAAATCATTATTGGGACTATATTTATGAACCTAATGCACAAGAAGTTTTAAGCGCGTTATTAGTACGTTATATTGAGGCTTTGGTGTATCAAGGTTTGGTTGAGAATATTTCTTGTGAGCAATCTTCACGTATGATTGCAATGAAAAGTGCGACCGACAATGCAGGTGATATGGTTAAGGAGTTGGAATTGATTTATAACAAGGCAAGGCAAGCGGCAATTACGCAAGAAATTTCTGAGATTGTTAGCGGTGGTGCTACAGCTGTTTAA